Within the Simkaniaceae bacterium genome, the region TTGATGGTGTTTATAAACTGGCTGCTTACACCGATGAAAATGAATGTTGGCACCATGCTCTTAAAATTTCGGAACAACTTGTCAAAGTGACAAATCCCGGCATTCTCAATGTGCGCCGCTTTTATACTCCGGAGGGTAATGTGGGGGATATGATTTATGATGAGCTCAGCCCTATTGATGAGCAGCCCACATTGATTGATCCGTTTGATCCGACAAAAAGGAAAAAAATCATTGGTTCCGTCACCTATCGCGATCTGTTAATCCCCATTTTTCGCAAAGGTGCGTGTATTTATCAAAGCCCAAATCTATTGAAGATGCAGGAAAATACAAAAAATGAAATGGCTCAGTTTCATCCCACTGTGATGCGGTTTTTATATCCAAGTCCCTATTTTGTCGGATTGGAAAAAAATCTTTTCAATAAGAAAATTGAACTGATCGAACAGATGAAAGGTACTTTATGAAGCGGGCCCTTTTAATCATCGACGTACAAAACGATTTTCTGCCGGGAGGGGCTCTTGCTGTGATCGGTGGTGATCAAATTATTCCTATTATTAACGATCTCATGGATGATTTTGACTGCATTATTGCCACACAAGATTGGCACCCTAAAGAGCATGCGAGTTTTGCGTCTAATCAGGGGAAGAAAGTCGGCGAAGAGATCGATCTTGACGGTGTTCATCAAGTGTTGTGGCCGGATCATTGCGTGAAGGGCACATGGGGGGCTGAATTTGCTAACACGCTCAATACGGATCAAATTAGCCGCATATTTCAAAAAGGATGTGATCCCAAAGTAGATAGCTATAGCGCTTTTTTTGATAATGTCCGTAAACATAAAACGGGGCTCGATAGCTATCTCAAGAGTGAAGGGATTAAGCATCTGACAATTGTCGGTCTTGCCCTTGATTATTGTGTGAAATTTTCCGTTTTAGATGCCTTAGATCTCGGATATCAAGTCGATGTAGTCCGCAAGGCATGCCGTGCAGTGAACCTCACTTTCCAAGATGAGAAAAAAGCGATTGATTTGATGCGCTCAAAAGGGGCCAAAATCATCGATTAATAATCAAAACCGTGAGTTTTTCTCGGAGCTCTTCATCTGAAAGGCCTTCGATTTGCAGGATTTTTTGACGACTGGTTTCGCCTTGAACGATCGTAATGGATGTTTTAGGAAGATGAAGGGCTTTACTTAGCAAACGAATGAGGGCTTTGTTGGCATGGCCTTTTTCAGGAATAGCATTGAGCTTGACTTTCAGGATATTTCCTTCAAATCCGATGATTTGATCTGAAGAGGATTTTAAAACAACTTTAACTTGGACTCGGCCCATGATGTTCATTTTAACGGGATTTGAATTTGACAACCAGCGATTTCTGAGATAGAATAGCTCTTTTTTATTTGAGATATTTGTGTGAATCGTTCTTCAGAGTTATCAAAAGTGATCAGTGGGAGTTTATTGATTGCCGGTACGGCAATCGGCGCCGGAATGCTCGGTATCCCTCTTGTGACAAGTCAATGTGGTTTTTTTCCTGCGAGTATCGTCACGATAGCTGTCTGGCTCTTTATGCTTTTGACCGGGCTCCTTCTTTTAAGAGCGACGCTTTGGATGCCAACGCGCTCGAGTTTCTTATCGATTGCACGCCATTTTTTAGGGAAGCCCGGAGAATTTGTTACAGGGGCAATGTTTGTTTTTCTTTACTATTGTTTGATGGTTGCCTATTTTGCTGCCGGATCACATCTTTTGAGCTATCTGGTCGAGTGGCTTTGGCATTTTTCTCTTAATACCTATCAAAGTAATGGCATTTTTGCCCTTATTTTTTTCACTATCGTCTCTATCGGTCCAAAGTCGATTGATCGCGTTAATATAGGCTTGAGCCTTCTTATGTTTGCGTCTTGGATCATATTGTTATTGATGGGAAGTCGTGAGGTGAACTTCGATCGCCTTGAAATGGTTAATTTAAACAAAATGTGGCCTGCCTTGCCCTTACTCTTTGGTGCATTTGGTTATCACAATATCATTCCATCCATTACCCATTATTTGGGGCGCAATCAGCGCGCTTTGATTGCATCTATCGTGATCGGAACAACGATTCC harbors:
- a CDS encoding DUF167 family protein; this translates as MGRVQVKVVLKSSSDQIIGFEGNILKVKLNAIPEKGHANKALIRLLSKALHLPKTSITIVQGETSRQKILQIEGLSDEELREKLTVLIINR
- the pncA gene encoding bifunctional nicotinamidase/pyrazinamidase, encoding MKRALLIIDVQNDFLPGGALAVIGGDQIIPIINDLMDDFDCIIATQDWHPKEHASFASNQGKKVGEEIDLDGVHQVLWPDHCVKGTWGAEFANTLNTDQISRIFQKGCDPKVDSYSAFFDNVRKHKTGLDSYLKSEGIKHLTIVGLALDYCVKFSVLDALDLGYQVDVVRKACRAVNLTFQDEKKAIDLMRSKGAKIID